The Engystomops pustulosus unplaced genomic scaffold, aEngPut4.maternal MAT_SCAFFOLD_86, whole genome shotgun sequence region agaagggggaggagagaggagaagggggaggagagaggagaagggggagaagggggaggagagaggagaagggggagaagggggaggagagaggagaagagggagaaggggagaggagaagagggagaaggggagaggagaagagggagaaggggagaggagagaggagatgagaggagaagaaagaaggagaagacagaggagagaggagaggatggGAGGTGGGTAAAGAAGAGGACAGGGGAGGAGAGAATGATAGAGAGGAGGGGAGAGGTGATATAATTTGCTCCACCTTGTTGTCCTCAGATTCGGAGAAGTTGTCGGCAGACCCCAGCACTGTGCACAAGAAGATCGTCCTGTCTGAGCTGTGCACCAGGTTGTCGGTCAGCGACGTTCCTCAGAACTATCAGGAGAGTCCTCAGAGGTTTGTCAGCTGCTCCCAGCTCCTCTGTTCTCAGGGCTTCTCGCAGGGCGTCCATTACTGGGAGGTCCTTAAAGATGGAGGAAACTTTAGCGGGTTGGGTGTGGCCTATCAGAGAATAGCCCGTACCGGAGCAGAGAGCCGCCTGGGCCGCAACAAGGTGTCCTGGTGCATCGAGTGGTGTAACGGGAACCTGCAGGCCTGGCATGACGACAAGCAGACAGACCTCACCACCCCCAACACCAACAAATACGGGGTGCTCCTGAACTACGACCAGGGGTTTGTCTCTTTCTTCTGCATTGGCAAAAAGTTCAGTGAAATTTATAAGTTTCGGGCCAAGTTTACGGAGACGGTGTACCCGGCCTTCTGGATGTTCTCTAGTAAGACCGTCCTAGTCCTCAACGCATTCCAGACAGAGGCCACTCAGAGCaagtgacatgttctgctgtctaccagggagggagggggagtcaTGCTATAAAGCCATACATGGTACTAATCCAGAGTCACctctagagctgcagtcacatcctgtcatgtactctagtcacatcctgAGCTGCACACATCCCTGATGTTCTGTAGCCAAGTTTCGTTGAGGACTTCTCtcatagatgtaaaaaaaaagggaatcCCACATTGTTGAGTCATTGATAATTAATTCCCATGAAGCCCTGCACCTTCAGATGACCACGAGTCTTAGTGAGAAGCGTTGGGTGTGTGGTTTCTTGGGGGCTCGTCCGGG contains the following coding sequences:
- the RNF135 gene encoding E3 ubiquitin-protein ligase RNF135, with product MRGEERRRRQRREERMGDSEKLSADPSTVHKKIVLSELCTRLSVSDVPQNYQESPQRFVSCSQLLCSQGFSQGVHYWEVLKDGGNFSGLGVAYQRIARTGAESRLGRNKVSWCIEWCNGNLQAWHDDKQTDLTTPNTNKYGVLLNYDQGFVSFFCIGKKFSEIYKFRAKFTETVYPAFWMFSSKTVLVLNAFQTEATQSK